One stretch of Bradyrhizobium canariense DNA includes these proteins:
- a CDS encoding efflux transporter outer membrane subunit, with the protein MKQAAGRIRRARTRYLVPAALQVAIALSAASCAVGPNFVRPAAPDVAGYVPGKLQSPTSERSGPRVAAQHFVTGEDISARWWAAFKSKPLNDLIKDSVDHNPNLQAAEAAIKVAQFNAQAQRGLFYPQLTGNSTSADYLISNPGQVPPIPTPGPQSQYTLVTNQLTVTFVPDIWGANLRAVQNLDAVTEQQLFQLEAAYLSLTSNVVTAAIQEASLRGQLEATKRIIAIERNLLGILKRQFDAGQVAQADVLAQDAALAQAEQLLPPLEKQLAQQRDLLTALAGRLSADEIAQKFELAYLKLPANLPVSLPSTLVNQRPDVRAAEANMHSASAQVGVAIAARLPNIELSANGGSTAYNIAQSFAPGTGFYTLVASTTAPIFDGFTLYNKQKAAEAALEQAEAQYRSTVIAAFQNVADALRAVQTDARAAQASVRAEVTAKASLDIVQKQLDAGQVNQLAVLNAQQTYLTASLSRVQAEANRLADTAALFMALGGGWPASCSTPVWRQCAMGEEPVVASSDQHQPQ; encoded by the coding sequence ATGAAGCAAGCGGCCGGCAGAATAAGGAGAGCGCGGACCCGGTATCTTGTTCCAGCCGCGCTACAAGTGGCAATCGCATTGTCGGCGGCGAGCTGTGCCGTGGGACCGAATTTCGTCCGGCCCGCCGCGCCTGACGTTGCTGGCTACGTGCCGGGAAAACTCCAGTCGCCGACCTCGGAGCGAAGTGGCCCTCGGGTGGCCGCTCAGCATTTCGTCACCGGCGAAGACATTTCAGCCAGGTGGTGGGCGGCATTCAAGTCCAAGCCGCTCAACGATCTCATAAAAGACTCGGTCGACCACAATCCAAATCTGCAGGCTGCCGAGGCAGCAATCAAGGTGGCTCAATTCAATGCGCAGGCGCAGCGCGGCTTGTTCTATCCCCAGCTCACGGGTAATTCGACATCAGCGGATTATCTGATTTCCAATCCGGGCCAGGTGCCCCCCATTCCGACGCCGGGGCCACAGTCCCAATACACGCTGGTGACCAACCAGCTGACCGTGACTTTCGTGCCGGATATCTGGGGCGCCAACCTGCGAGCCGTCCAGAATCTGGATGCGGTGACCGAGCAGCAATTGTTTCAGCTCGAAGCCGCCTATCTCAGCCTCACAAGCAACGTCGTGACCGCGGCGATCCAGGAGGCGTCGCTGCGCGGCCAACTCGAGGCGACCAAGCGCATCATTGCGATAGAACGCAACCTTCTCGGTATTCTGAAGCGCCAGTTCGATGCCGGTCAGGTGGCACAGGCCGATGTCCTCGCACAGGATGCGGCGCTCGCCCAGGCCGAGCAGTTGCTGCCGCCGCTCGAGAAACAACTTGCACAACAGCGCGATTTGCTGACGGCGCTTGCCGGACGGTTATCGGCCGACGAAATTGCACAAAAGTTCGAGCTCGCTTATCTCAAATTGCCCGCCAATCTCCCGGTCAGCCTGCCGAGCACGCTCGTGAACCAGCGGCCCGATGTCAGGGCGGCAGAAGCCAATATGCATTCGGCGAGTGCTCAGGTCGGGGTGGCTATCGCCGCGAGACTTCCGAATATCGAGCTATCGGCCAATGGCGGATCTACGGCCTACAATATTGCGCAGAGTTTTGCGCCCGGTACCGGATTTTACACGCTGGTCGCGAGTACAACCGCCCCGATCTTCGATGGCTTCACGCTCTATAACAAACAGAAAGCGGCTGAGGCCGCGCTCGAACAGGCTGAGGCACAATATCGCTCAACCGTCATCGCCGCGTTCCAGAATGTCGCCGATGCACTGCGCGCGGTACAAACCGATGCCAGAGCGGCGCAGGCTTCAGTGCGGGCGGAAGTGACCGCCAAGGCAAGCCTTGATATTGTCCAGAAGCAGCTCGACGCCGGTCAGGTCAACCAGCTCGCCGTGTTGAACGCGCAACAGACCTATCTGACGGCGTCATTGTCGCGCGTGCAGGCCGAAGCCAATCGTCTCGCCGATACGGCCGCATTGTTCATGGCATTGGGCGGAGGCTGGCCGGCTTCATGCTCAACCCCCGTATGGCGGCAATGCGCGATGGGAGAGGAGCCGGTTGTGGCTTCAAGCGACCAACATCAACCGCAATAA
- a CDS encoding efflux RND transporter permease subunit yields the protein MIKSVLEFALTRSAIIVLGIAVFCAAGIFAFTRLNIEAYPNPAPVILEITAQAAGLSAEEMEKYYTVPMEVGLYPTPGVANIRSTSFYGLSFVRVTFKYGIDYYFALTQASISLQQNVTLPGNLVPTIQQSSLVGEIYRYQVTGPPHFGLTNLRTLQDYVITRRLLTIPGVVQINSWGGTTKQFSVDANTQKLEAYNITVPQLITALGNANINVGGREITIGQQSVNIRGIGLIDSGGADDVTQGYHVSDIENIVLTQSGGLPIQIKDVAKVSIGYVPRLGIAGRDSEDDVATAIVVMGRTQHTNDIIPLVEAEVQKLNTDGSLPAGVKIVPYYDRSSLVGVTTHTVLHNLVFGCLLVFLIQWIFLGDLRSAIIVGVNIPFALFFAIIILVLRGEDANLLSLGAVDFGIIVDSAVIMMENIYRNFQSAPELRQSLLERLTKGYWGPDPTTRVAADDATGHPWPQRLRLIFLSALQVDKAVFFTAAITVTAFVPLFTMQGVEGQIFGPMARTYGYALAGALIATFTVTPVLAALVLPKEIEETETIIVRKLRALYTPVLKWALARVKFAVIIGGVFLVISVVAASRLGSEFLPALEEGNFWIRASMPPTISLDAGTVATAKMREILLRHPEVITVVSQHGRPDNGSDASPFSNVELFAPLKPFDEWPANVTKESLTAELQKEFNDELPGIGFNFSQYIQDNVEEALSGVKGANSVKIVGPNLQTLEKLADQVLVEMSQVQGVTDLGIFRLLGQPNLNIRVDREKAARYGLNTGDVNSVVQAALGGTTATTVLEGDRQFSVAVRLDPKFRESIDAVRTVQVAYQTPSGTNAYIPLSELADISLDTGASFIYRERSQRYIPVKFSVRGRDLGSTVAEAQERIAKNVKLPNGYQILWAGEFEDLQNAKQRLLIVVPITLLLILVLLYGLFNSLRDSLLAVAGIPFAIGGGLIALYLAGLDFSVSAAIGFISLFGVAVMDGILNITYFRELRASGLDVGEAVFRGAEQRMRPMLMTALSAGVGLFPAAISHGIGSQVQRPLATVVVGGMFIGPVLLLLVAPALRKIFLSREAEPVTIDKEASAAAAHDASAP from the coding sequence GTGATAAAATCCGTTCTTGAGTTTGCGCTGACGCGAAGTGCGATCATTGTCCTGGGCATTGCAGTGTTCTGCGCCGCGGGGATTTTCGCGTTTACGCGGCTGAACATCGAAGCCTACCCCAATCCGGCTCCGGTTATCCTCGAGATCACGGCACAGGCGGCCGGGCTTTCCGCCGAGGAAATGGAGAAATACTACACCGTGCCGATGGAGGTCGGACTTTATCCGACGCCCGGCGTCGCCAACATTCGCTCGACGTCGTTTTACGGACTGTCTTTCGTCCGGGTGACCTTCAAATACGGCATCGATTATTACTTCGCGCTGACGCAGGCATCGATCAGCCTGCAGCAGAACGTCACCCTGCCGGGCAATCTGGTGCCGACGATTCAACAGTCAAGCCTGGTCGGCGAGATCTACCGCTACCAGGTGACGGGTCCGCCCCATTTCGGCCTGACCAATCTCCGCACCCTGCAGGACTATGTCATCACGCGGCGCCTGCTCACCATCCCCGGCGTCGTGCAGATCAACAGTTGGGGCGGGACGACAAAACAGTTCAGCGTCGATGCCAATACGCAAAAGCTCGAAGCCTACAACATCACCGTGCCCCAGCTGATCACCGCGCTTGGAAACGCAAATATCAATGTCGGCGGCCGCGAGATCACGATCGGCCAGCAGTCGGTCAACATTCGCGGCATCGGATTGATCGACAGCGGCGGCGCCGATGACGTGACGCAGGGTTACCACGTTTCCGACATCGAAAATATCGTGCTGACCCAGTCCGGCGGCCTTCCCATTCAGATCAAGGACGTCGCCAAGGTTTCGATCGGATACGTGCCGCGGCTCGGAATCGCCGGCCGCGACAGCGAGGACGATGTAGCGACCGCCATCGTGGTGATGGGACGAACGCAGCACACCAACGACATCATTCCGCTGGTCGAAGCCGAGGTACAAAAACTGAACACCGACGGCAGCCTCCCGGCGGGTGTCAAGATCGTTCCCTATTACGATCGCAGCTCGCTGGTCGGCGTTACCACGCATACGGTGCTGCACAATCTGGTGTTCGGCTGCCTGCTCGTGTTCCTGATCCAGTGGATTTTCCTCGGCGATCTCCGGAGCGCCATCATCGTCGGGGTCAATATCCCGTTCGCACTGTTCTTCGCCATCATCATCCTCGTGTTGCGGGGAGAAGATGCCAACCTGCTTTCGCTGGGCGCGGTGGATTTCGGCATCATCGTCGATTCCGCCGTGATCATGATGGAGAACATCTACCGGAATTTCCAATCGGCGCCCGAACTCCGTCAATCGCTTCTTGAACGGCTCACGAAGGGGTATTGGGGACCGGATCCCACCACGCGCGTGGCGGCCGACGATGCCACCGGCCATCCCTGGCCGCAGCGGCTTCGATTGATTTTCCTCAGCGCCCTCCAGGTCGATAAGGCCGTTTTCTTTACCGCGGCGATTACGGTCACAGCCTTCGTTCCGCTGTTTACGATGCAGGGCGTTGAAGGGCAGATTTTCGGGCCGATGGCGCGAACCTATGGCTACGCGCTCGCCGGCGCGCTGATTGCCACCTTCACGGTGACGCCGGTTCTTGCCGCGCTGGTGCTGCCGAAAGAGATCGAGGAAACCGAAACGATCATCGTGCGCAAGCTGCGGGCATTGTACACGCCCGTGCTGAAATGGGCGCTGGCACGGGTAAAGTTCGCGGTCATCATCGGCGGCGTTTTCCTTGTGATCAGTGTCGTTGCTGCTTCCCGTCTCGGAAGCGAATTCCTGCCGGCGCTGGAGGAGGGTAATTTCTGGATCAGGGCTTCCATGCCGCCGACGATTTCGCTGGATGCGGGCACGGTTGCGACCGCGAAGATGCGTGAAATCCTGTTGCGCCATCCCGAAGTCATCACCGTCGTCTCCCAGCACGGGCGCCCCGACAACGGCAGCGACGCTTCGCCGTTTTCCAATGTCGAATTATTTGCGCCCTTGAAGCCCTTCGATGAGTGGCCAGCCAATGTCACCAAGGAATCCCTGACCGCGGAACTGCAAAAGGAGTTCAACGACGAGTTGCCGGGGATTGGTTTCAATTTCTCGCAGTACATTCAAGACAATGTCGAGGAGGCGCTGTCAGGAGTGAAGGGCGCCAACTCCGTCAAGATCGTCGGGCCTAATCTGCAAACCCTGGAAAAGCTCGCGGATCAGGTCTTGGTCGAGATGAGCCAGGTGCAGGGCGTGACCGATCTCGGCATTTTCAGATTGCTCGGCCAGCCCAATCTCAACATCCGGGTCGACCGGGAGAAGGCAGCGCGCTACGGCCTCAACACCGGTGACGTCAACAGCGTTGTTCAAGCCGCGCTCGGCGGCACGACAGCGACGACGGTCCTCGAAGGCGATCGGCAATTCAGCGTGGCGGTGCGCCTCGATCCGAAATTCCGTGAGAGCATCGATGCTGTCCGCACGGTCCAGGTCGCCTATCAAACTCCCTCGGGGACCAATGCCTATATCCCCTTGAGCGAGCTGGCGGACATTTCGCTCGACACCGGCGCCTCCTTTATCTACCGCGAGCGCAGCCAGCGCTATATTCCCGTCAAATTCAGCGTTCGCGGCCGCGACCTCGGCAGCACCGTTGCCGAGGCGCAGGAACGTATCGCAAAAAACGTGAAACTGCCGAATGGGTACCAGATCCTCTGGGCGGGCGAATTTGAAGACCTTCAGAATGCCAAGCAGCGGCTGCTCATTGTCGTTCCCATCACCCTGCTGTTGATCCTTGTCCTGCTCTACGGGTTGTTCAATTCGCTGCGCGACAGTCTGCTGGCCGTTGCCGGAATCCCGTTCGCGATCGGCGGCGGTCTGATCGCACTGTATCTTGCGGGCCTCGATTTCAGCGTGTCCGCCGCCATCGGTTTCATCTCGTTGTTCGGCGTTGCGGTGATGGACGGAATACTCAACATCACCTATTTCCGTGAGCTTCGCGCGTCCGGTCTCGATGTCGGCGAGGCGGTTTTCCGCGGTGCCGAGCAGCGAATGCGGCCGATGCTGATGACGGCATTGTCCGCCGGCGTCGGCCTGTTTCCCGCCGCGATCTCACACGGCATCGGCAGCCAGGTGCAACGGCCTTTGGCGACGGTCGTTGTCGGTGGCATGTTCATTGGGCCGGTGCTGCTGCTTCTCGTGGCGCCTGCGCTGCGCAAGATATTTCTCTCGCGGGAGGCCGAACCGGTCACGATCGATAAAGAGGCCAGCGCGGCGGCCGCTCATGATGCGAGCGCGCCATGA
- a CDS encoding efflux RND transporter periplasmic adaptor subunit — protein sequence MQSVELTEKQLGALKTAPAELRSFETLKTAVGTIDFNQNMTVQVFSQYSGKIVHAFSNLGDTVKKGDILFTVDSPDLLQAESTLLASSGMLQLQTRTLARATQLLKAGGSAQKDVDQATSDQQTAEGNFKAAKDAVRIFGKTDAEIDQILAQRKVDSTLYVPSPISGTVIARNAAEGFLTQPGSAPPPYSVADLSTMWMIANVIETDAPSYRVGQAVQVRVPAYPDKVFEGHVTTVGSMIDPNTHRQLVRSEIADPDHLLRAGMFASFLIRLTDPVQSAAVPVDSVVREGDGTMTIWVTTDRHRFTKRTVTIGIQQQNGWSQVLAGLQANELVVTDGAVFLSNKLLLGVDG from the coding sequence ATGCAATCTGTCGAACTGACCGAAAAGCAACTGGGCGCGCTGAAAACAGCACCGGCGGAACTTCGCAGCTTCGAGACGCTCAAGACCGCGGTCGGCACGATCGACTTCAACCAAAACATGACCGTGCAGGTCTTCTCGCAATATTCGGGAAAAATAGTGCACGCCTTCTCCAATCTCGGCGACACCGTCAAGAAGGGAGATATCCTGTTCACGGTCGACAGTCCGGACCTGTTGCAGGCGGAATCGACCCTGCTTGCGAGCAGCGGCATGCTTCAATTGCAGACGCGGACGCTTGCGCGCGCCACTCAATTGCTCAAGGCCGGCGGCAGCGCCCAGAAGGACGTCGATCAGGCAACGTCGGATCAGCAGACCGCGGAAGGCAATTTCAAGGCGGCAAAAGACGCCGTTCGTATCTTTGGCAAGACCGATGCAGAGATCGACCAGATTCTGGCGCAGCGAAAGGTCGATTCGACGCTTTACGTTCCGAGTCCCATCAGCGGTACGGTGATCGCGCGCAACGCGGCCGAGGGTTTTCTGACCCAGCCCGGTTCCGCGCCGCCGCCCTATTCGGTGGCCGACCTGTCCACCATGTGGATGATCGCCAACGTGATCGAGACCGATGCGCCGTCTTATCGTGTCGGCCAGGCGGTCCAGGTTCGTGTCCCGGCTTACCCGGACAAGGTGTTCGAGGGACACGTCACCACGGTCGGCTCGATGATCGATCCGAATACCCATCGTCAGCTGGTCCGCTCCGAGATCGCCGATCCTGACCACCTGTTGCGTGCGGGAATGTTCGCAAGCTTTCTCATTCGTCTGACGGATCCGGTCCAATCCGCTGCGGTACCGGTCGATTCCGTGGTGCGTGAAGGCGACGGCACCATGACGATCTGGGTGACGACCGATCGGCACCGGTTCACCAAGCGAACCGTCACCATCGGAATCCAGCAGCAGAATGGCTGGAGCCAGGTGCTTGCGGGACTGCAGGCAAACGAGCTGGTCGTGACCGACGGCGCGGTTTTCCTCAGCAACAAGCTGTTGCTGGGCGTCGACGGTTGA
- a CDS encoding response regulator produces MRLLLVEDNAELARLLTAGLAAQGFAADVVETAADARLALGSIRYSALILDLGLPDEDGMTVLKELRRDRDPLPVLVLTARGSVDDRVQGLRAGADDYLVKPFALEELVARLQALMRRPGELLGRSLSIANLVFDTESRQIFVDSRPEFFSARESAVLELLMRRQGRVVTKKAVEDQIFGMSSDIASNAVEVYVSRLRKHLTECRARLQIHTIRGVGYMIAEETGSAQV; encoded by the coding sequence ATGAGACTTCTTCTCGTCGAAGACAACGCGGAACTTGCCCGGCTCTTGACCGCCGGCCTTGCAGCGCAGGGATTTGCCGCCGACGTCGTCGAAACGGCGGCGGACGCGCGCCTAGCGCTCGGCAGCATCCGCTATTCCGCCCTGATCCTCGATCTTGGGCTGCCCGATGAAGACGGGATGACTGTGCTGAAGGAATTGCGCCGGGACCGGGATCCGCTCCCGGTTCTCGTCCTCACCGCGCGCGGCAGTGTCGATGACCGGGTTCAGGGGCTACGCGCGGGCGCAGACGATTATCTCGTCAAGCCCTTTGCACTCGAGGAGCTGGTTGCGCGGCTGCAGGCGCTGATGCGCAGGCCTGGTGAGCTGCTCGGCCGCTCGCTGTCGATTGCCAATCTGGTGTTTGATACCGAAAGCCGCCAGATTTTCGTCGACAGCCGGCCCGAATTTTTTTCCGCCCGCGAATCCGCCGTGCTCGAGTTGCTGATGCGCAGACAAGGCCGTGTCGTGACCAAGAAGGCCGTCGAAGATCAGATATTCGGGATGTCCAGCGATATCGCCTCCAACGCCGTCGAAGTCTATGTATCGCGCCTGCGCAAACATCTCACGGAGTGCCGTGCGCGATTGCAGATTCATACGATCCGGGGCGTGGGCTATATGATCGCCGAGGAAACAGGCAGTGCGCAGGTTTAG
- a CDS encoding sensor histidine kinase encodes MRRFRSTASRIVFLHIIAIALTAVFMPLVLFWLLNRETGRLHQRAAEEQANTIARVLSISPGGQMALDLTPALKAQFSEAYGRYFYAVLEPDGKVLFSSGGNVAPVFPLDSAASSSEIREVEHGDKVISGASVPENIGGHPVVIQVGEDLSHRDVLTDDIVANFFKRVGWITFPILLLLLTADIIIFRRAVRPLIQASQDARNIGPMRTDVRIPTANIPSEIRPLVEAVNQALDRLERGFRVQREFTADAAHELRTPLAILRARLETITDTKLRQKLHDDIDSMSRIINQLLEVAELDAVVVTQSEQTDLASVGSEVVQAMAPLALRQNRSVALMAAAEPVWVRGNAEMIRRAIRNLVENALHHTPPGTTVEVNVGRDGSVLVSDEGPGVPPAERELIFQRFWRKDRRRSGGAGLGLAIVRRIVDAHNGSIAVTNGDPRGAVFSMRLNLTRDRL; translated from the coding sequence GTGCGCAGGTTTAGATCGACTGCCTCACGAATCGTTTTCCTGCACATCATCGCCATTGCGCTTACCGCGGTGTTCATGCCGCTCGTGCTATTCTGGCTGCTCAACCGGGAAACCGGCCGCCTGCATCAGCGGGCCGCGGAGGAGCAGGCAAATACCATTGCGCGCGTTCTCTCAATCTCGCCCGGCGGACAGATGGCTTTGGATCTTACGCCGGCATTAAAGGCTCAATTTTCCGAAGCCTATGGCCGATATTTTTACGCTGTACTCGAGCCGGACGGGAAGGTTTTGTTTTCTTCCGGAGGAAACGTCGCGCCGGTCTTTCCGTTAGACAGTGCCGCTTCCTCGTCCGAGATCCGCGAGGTGGAGCACGGAGACAAGGTCATTTCCGGGGCCAGTGTTCCCGAGAACATCGGCGGCCATCCGGTCGTCATCCAGGTCGGCGAGGACCTCTCTCACCGCGACGTGCTGACCGACGACATCGTCGCCAACTTCTTCAAGCGCGTCGGGTGGATTACGTTTCCGATTCTTCTTCTGCTCTTGACCGCCGATATCATCATTTTCCGCCGCGCCGTCAGGCCTCTGATCCAGGCTTCGCAGGATGCCCGGAATATCGGACCGATGCGTACCGACGTCCGTATTCCAACGGCGAATATCCCGAGCGAAATTCGCCCGCTGGTCGAGGCGGTCAATCAGGCGCTCGACCGGCTCGAGCGCGGATTTCGCGTGCAGCGGGAATTCACCGCCGACGCGGCCCATGAGCTGCGGACGCCGCTTGCCATCCTGCGTGCGCGCCTCGAGACCATCACCGATACGAAGCTCAGGCAAAAACTGCACGACGACATCGATTCCATGAGTCGGATCATCAATCAGCTGCTTGAAGTGGCCGAGCTCGACGCTGTCGTCGTCACCCAATCCGAACAGACTGACTTGGCTTCGGTTGGCAGCGAAGTCGTTCAAGCCATGGCGCCGCTCGCTCTCCGGCAAAATCGAAGCGTGGCGCTGATGGCCGCCGCCGAGCCGGTATGGGTAAGAGGCAATGCGGAAATGATTCGTCGCGCCATTCGAAACCTTGTCGAGAATGCCCTCCATCACACGCCTCCCGGGACAACGGTGGAAGTCAATGTCGGCAGAGACGGCAGCGTGCTCGTGAGCGACGAAGGGCCCGGCGTGCCGCCCGCCGAACGCGAACTGATTTTTCAACGGTTTTGGCGGAAGGATCGCCGGCGCTCCGGCGGCGCGGGACTTGGCCTTGCCATCGTGCGCCGGATCGTTGATGCCCATAACGGGTCGATCGCCGTCACCAACGGCGACCCGCGGGGAGCGGTTTTCAGCATGCGGCTCAATTTGACCCGGGATCGCTTATAA
- a CDS encoding O-acetylhomoserine aminocarboxypropyltransferase: MPAPKPPAFETLSLHAGQHPDPVTGARAVPIYQTTSYVFQDSEHAAALFNLERAGHIYTRISNPTTAVLEERLAALEGGVGAICTASGMAAMHLAIATLLNAGNHIVASSSLYGGTINLLAHTLPRFGITTTFVKPRDLDAFRSAITSNTRLVIGETIGNPGLEVLDIPEVADIAHAAKIPLLIDNTFATPYLSRPIELGADIVMNSATKWLGGHGIAIGGVIVDGGRFDWHASGKFPVLTEPYAGYHGIIFDEQFGQAAFIMRARTEGLRDFGACLSPTNAFQLLQGIETLGVRMDRHMQNTLLVLDFLKTNKAVDWVLHPSLESHPDHELAKRLLPRGAGSIVSFGIKGGRAAGRKFIETLRMISHLANVGDAKTLVIHPASTTHQQMDAAQLQDAGIGEELVRLSVGIEAAQDIIDDLGQALRASQKA, translated from the coding sequence ATGCCCGCACCAAAGCCTCCCGCTTTTGAGACCTTGAGCCTGCATGCAGGCCAGCATCCCGATCCCGTCACCGGTGCACGTGCGGTGCCGATCTATCAAACAACTTCCTATGTCTTTCAGGATTCCGAGCACGCCGCGGCGCTGTTCAATCTGGAGCGGGCCGGGCACATCTACACGCGCATTTCCAACCCCACGACCGCCGTGCTTGAGGAGCGGCTGGCCGCGCTCGAGGGCGGGGTCGGCGCGATCTGTACCGCAAGCGGAATGGCCGCGATGCATCTCGCCATCGCCACACTTCTCAATGCCGGCAACCATATCGTTGCTTCGTCGTCGCTTTACGGCGGCACCATCAACCTGCTCGCGCACACCCTGCCCCGCTTCGGAATAACCACGACCTTCGTCAAGCCGCGCGACCTCGACGCCTTCCGCTCGGCCATCACATCAAACACCCGTCTCGTGATCGGGGAAACCATCGGCAATCCCGGCCTGGAAGTGCTGGATATTCCTGAGGTCGCGGACATCGCGCATGCGGCAAAGATTCCGCTTCTGATCGACAACACATTCGCCACGCCCTATTTGAGCCGCCCGATCGAGCTTGGCGCCGATATTGTCATGAACTCGGCTACCAAATGGCTCGGCGGCCATGGCATCGCGATCGGCGGCGTCATCGTCGATGGCGGCCGTTTCGACTGGCACGCCTCCGGCAAATTCCCTGTCCTGACCGAGCCCTATGCCGGCTACCATGGCATCATCTTTGACGAGCAGTTCGGTCAGGCCGCCTTCATCATGCGCGCGCGAACCGAGGGACTTCGCGACTTCGGCGCATGTCTGTCGCCGACCAATGCGTTTCAACTCTTGCAGGGTATCGAGACCTTGGGCGTCCGCATGGACCGGCATATGCAGAACACGCTGCTGGTGCTCGATTTCCTCAAGACTAACAAAGCCGTTGATTGGGTTCTTCATCCCTCTCTTGAAAGTCATCCGGATCACGAATTGGCCAAACGGCTGCTGCCGCGGGGCGCTGGCTCCATCGTCAGTTTTGGCATCAAGGGCGGCCGAGCGGCTGGCCGCAAATTCATCGAGACGCTTCGGATGATCAGCCATCTGGCCAATGTCGGCGACGCCAAAACCCTGGTCATTCACCCCGCCAGCACCACGCATCAGCAGATGGATGCCGCGCAGCTTCAGGACGCGGGTATCGGCGAGGAGCTGGTCCGGCTATCGGTCGGTATCGAAGCGGCTCAGGATATCATCGACGATCTCGGACAGGCGCTCCGCGCATCCCAGAAGGCATAA
- a CDS encoding alpha/beta fold hydrolase, producing the protein MKLSVNGHEAFVATGGREFDRALPAVVLLHGAGFDHSAWALHSRWFAHHGFSVLAPDLPGHGRSPGPGLGSIAEMADWTAALLDSAGADKAHLVGHSMGSLIALETAARHPAKVSALSLIGTAATMTVGPDLLKAAEANDHAAIDMVSIWGLGFKAELGGSLAPGLWMHGGAQSVLQHCRPGVLFSDLSACNSYQNALSAAAQIAVPTTFILGERDMMTPAKAGKTLAAAVANSRTVVLAGAGHMIMAERPDELLAALRS; encoded by the coding sequence ATGAAATTGTCCGTCAACGGCCATGAGGCATTCGTCGCGACCGGCGGCCGCGAGTTTGATCGCGCCTTGCCGGCAGTGGTTCTGTTGCACGGCGCAGGCTTCGATCATTCCGCCTGGGCGCTGCACAGCCGGTGGTTCGCGCATCACGGCTTCTCCGTGCTGGCGCCGGATCTGCCGGGGCATGGCCGCTCGCCGGGGCCCGGTCTCGGCAGCATCGCTGAAATGGCCGACTGGACCGCCGCGCTGCTCGATTCAGCCGGAGCGGACAAGGCGCATCTGGTCGGGCATTCCATGGGCTCGCTGATCGCGCTTGAGACGGCGGCGCGGCATCCGGCAAAAGTATCCGCGCTCAGCCTGATCGGCACCGCTGCCACCATGACGGTCGGCCCCGACCTGCTCAAGGCGGCCGAGGCCAACGACCACGCCGCCATCGACATGGTGTCGATCTGGGGACTGGGCTTCAAAGCTGAATTGGGCGGAAGCCTTGCGCCGGGATTGTGGATGCACGGTGGGGCACAATCCGTCCTGCAGCATTGTCGGCCCGGCGTATTGTTCAGCGATCTCTCGGCCTGCAATTCCTATCAAAACGCGCTTTCCGCGGCCGCGCAGATCGCGGTGCCGACCACCTTCATCCTCGGCGAACGCGACATGATGACACCCGCGAAAGCGGGAAAAACCCTGGCAGCAGCCGTTGCCAACTCACGCACCGTGGTCCTGGCTGGCGCCGGCCACATGATCATGGCCGAACGCCCCGACGAGTTGCTCGCGGCGCTGCGGAGTTGA